The Anomaloglossus baeobatrachus isolate aAnoBae1 chromosome 5, aAnoBae1.hap1, whole genome shotgun sequence genome includes the window CTTACCAATCACTGATTCCGAACCTCTACAGGTGAGGTTCAGACAAGTGAAGATTTGGTTCGTGTCCTACCAgcaaaccgaacctccaaaggttcactcatctctactctcaaGCCTACAATCTAAAAGGAATCAAAGGACTAAAACAGCGATGTCCTATAGTGAAACATTCAGTGGAGAATCATAAAGGGAGGGGCCTGAAGGTCAGTGCTATTAGGTGGTGTCCatctcctaaggataggccatcaatgttaatgtagtggataacctctttaaatacTGGATACTAGAATTCATCTTAATAACAGACTTTTGCTTAGTACCCAAATCCTTTCATTGATAATTCTACCAAGAGCAGCAATAAATAAATGTTAAATATTTCATACACACATGGTTGATGTAAagttgaaaacattctctctctctcactattctggcatttggcaaatataaatcattttggttcatgattgacctaaaatgggaaaggtttattctgatttcatgtcagatagtgagaaaaacatgcatatgtgtatttttagatattgtatgtaaacgtctggtttaaactgtatgtgtatgtgtgtgttattTGGATTCTATTTCCTTTTCAATAACAGATGTTTATTGGCAAGTGAATACATTTCCTAATAATCAGTGAATGATCTAACTTGTGTTCACATTCTCTTGTAGACTATTGTATTTTTTTCCTTGTACAATTCGTCTATAAagtttattttaaaaataaaatgtattcTACACTTTGTGAGTATTtttatgtgtaacaagatttgatttccctctaaaacattttccacattctgaacatgaaaatcgattctcccctgtgtgaattctctgatgtacaacAAGATTTGTTTTCCTATTAAAGCATTTCCCGCATTCGgaacacgaaaatggcttctctcctgtgtgaattctataATGTGAAACAAGACTTGATTTATGcgaaaaacttttcccacattcagaacataaaaatggtttttcGCCTGTGTGCCTTTTATGATGTCTAAGAAAATGTGATTTttctctaaaacatttcccacattctgaacatgaaaatggtctcTCCCCTGTGTGTATTTTCTTATGATTATGAAGATGTGATTGATCTATAAAactttttccacattctaaacatggaaatggcttctctcctgtgtgaattctgtaatgtgtaacaagacttgatttctctgaaaaacatttcccacattctgaacatgaaaatggtttttctcctgtgtgtgtttttgtatgactATAAAGATGTGACTTAtctataaaacattttccacatcgtgaacatggaaatggcttctcgcctgtgtgacttctctggtgtcttacaagatctgatttcctattaaaacatttcccacattcggaacatgaatatggcttctccactGTGGGAGTACTTTGACATTCAACATGCTTTCTGATATTTTTATTTTGCGTATCAGTCTGTAATGAATCAGAAGATAGGACTTGTTGACAAGGATCATGCGATAAAtttttgttgtgcagggctggagataTTTCTGGGATTAATACATGTACTTCAAATGTATCTGGTATGATACTATGATCATCTGCCTCTGggctcctggtacagtcatctgcgaaaaataaaacaatttattaTTTTCCAATAAAAGAAcatttaaaaattaaaatatttatatatttgtacATTTTTATATAAAGTTTAGTAAAATTCGATTATCAACTGATTATGTCAGTTGTGGGAACTGTACACGTCAAAGCAAGGACAAAAACTATGATGTTATGCTACCAGGTTGTGCTCTTTTTGTTTTTCACTTTACTATTGAAGCAAATTACTGCCAGTGAACATTCTTTTGTCaaatatttctatatattattatggcactttacatgtgaaaagaggcatatgtagacaagtacaataatcatacacAATACAAGGCAGAGACAGgttggtacaggaggaaagagctcacagtctataggggtaTTGAAATATTCAGTGAAGACTCATAAAGGGGCTTGTAAGTCAGTTCTATTACGTGGCGTCTATATCATACACTCCCTGACAGCTACATGCACTTTAGCACAAAGCACTGCATAAGGGAAACCAGTATAGTCATCTTCAAATAAGCCATGACTTTAGGGGCAAGTGTAGCACTGGATTAGAATATGCATCCCTTAATCACATTCATTACAACATGTGTGATG containing:
- the LOC142311934 gene encoding uncharacterized protein LOC142311934, with the translated sequence MDTDRDKMVERILHLTLEILFRITGEDYTVVKKTSSERCQAPVYKEWGRPLSPILGPPPHPLKHEDINDQKILELTYRMIELLTGEVPIRCQDVTIYFSMEEWEYLEGHKDLYKDVMMEVPQPLTSPDVSSERTTPERCPRPLLPQDCKQENPSVPQDDQGEYLTHINTTGRYVMGDERCTEEIPTGNRTDDCTRSPEADDHSIIPDTFEVHVLIPEISPALHNKNLSHDPCQQVLSSDSLQTDTQNKNIRKHVECQSTPTVEKPYSCSECGKCFNRKSDLVRHQRSHTGEKPFPCSRCGKCFIDKSHLYSHTKTHTGEKPFSCSECGKCFSEKSSLVTHYRIHTGEKPFPCLECGKSFIDQSHLHNHKKIHTGERPFSCSECGKCFREKSHFLRHHKRHTGEKPFLCSECGKSFSHKSSLVSHYRIHTGEKPFSCSECGKCFNRKTNLVVHQRIHTGENRFSCSECGKCFRGKSNLVTHKNTHKV